The following proteins are co-located in the Gorilla gorilla gorilla isolate KB3781 chromosome 18, NHGRI_mGorGor1-v2.1_pri, whole genome shotgun sequence genome:
- the KIAA0513 gene encoding uncharacterized protein KIAA0513 homolog isoform X1 — METPEVPVGSLIDFGPEAPTSSPLEAPPPVLQDGDGSLGDGASESETTESADSENDMGESPSHPSWDQDRRSSSNESFSSNQSTESTQDEETLALRDFMRGYVEKIFSGGEDLDQEEKAKFGEYCSSENGKGREWFARYVSAQRCNSKCVSEATFYRLVQSFAVVLFECHQMDDFGPAKNLMTMCFTYYHIGKPQLLPPESREKPTGSIDSYLKSANSWLAEKKDIAERLLKNTSARTENVKGFFGGLETKLKGPLARRNEEDENKPQEKRPRAVTVYSPEDEKKGEKIYLYTHLKQQPIWHTLRFWNAAFFDAVHCERTKRSPTTRGDAGEEEEKREKWCHMTQEERDDSLRFNENITFGQLGTFTHNMLAFGLNKKLCNDFLKKQAVIGNLDEEQYKLLSDHIEQMATE, encoded by the exons ATGGAGACCCCAGAGGTCCCCGTGGGCTCGCTAATCGACTTTGGGCCTGAGGCACCCACCTCCTCTCCCCTGGAGGCACCACCCCCTGTGCTGCAGGACGGCGATGGCTCCCTGGGGGACGGTGCATCAGAGAGTGAGACCACTGAGTCTGCGGACAGTGAGAATGACATGGGCGAGTCGCCCTCGCACCCGTCCTGGGACCAAGACCGCCGTTCCTCCTCCAACGAGTCCTTCTCCTCCAACCAGAGCACCGAGTCTACCCAGGATGAAGAGACCCTGGCACTCAGGGACTTCATGCGTGGCTACGTGGAGAAGATATTCTCTGGAGG ggagGACTTAGATCAGGAGGAGAAAGCCAAGTTTGGAGAGTACTGCAGCAGTGAAAATGGAAAAGGCCGGGAATGGTTTGCTCGATACGTGAGTGCCCAG CGCTGCAACTCCAAGTGTGTCTCAGAGGCAACCTTCTACCGCCTGGTGCAGTCTTTTGCAGTGGTGCTGTTCGA GTGTCATCAGATGGATGACTTTGGGCCTGCCAAGAACCTCATGACCATGTGCTTCACCTACTACCACATTG GAAAACCACAGCTGCTGCCCCCGGAGTCCCGGGAGAAGCCCACGGGCAGCATCGACTCCTACCTGAAATCCGCAAACAGCTGGCTGGCCGAAAAGAAGGACATCGCCGAGCGGCTGCTGAAGAACACCTCGGCCAGGACTGAGAATGTCAAGGGCTTCTTCGGGGGGCTGGAGACCAAGCTGAAGGGGCCCCTGGCCAGGAGGAACGA GGAAGATGAGAACAAACCCCAGGAGAAGCGGCCCAGGGCTG TGACCGTGTACAGCCCCGAGGACGAAAAGAAGGGGGAGAAGATCTACCTGTACACGCACCTGAAGCAACAGCCCATCTG GCACACTCTGAGGTTCTGGAATGCAGCCTTTTTTGACGCTGTCCATTGTGAGAGGACAAAGCGATCTCCCACTACCAG AGGGGAtgctggagaggaggaggagaagag GGAGAAGTGGTGCCACATGACCCAGGAGGAGCGCGACGACAGCCTCCGGTTCAACGAGAACATCACCTTCGGGCAGCTGGG CACATTCACGCACAACATGCTGGCCTTTGGACTGAACAAGAAGCTGTGCAATGACTTCCTGAAGAAGCAGGCCGTGATTGGCAACCTGGATGAAG
- the KIAA0513 gene encoding uncharacterized protein KIAA0513 homolog isoform X2, with protein sequence METPEVPVGSLIDFGPEAPTSSPLEAPPPVLQDGDGSLGDGASESETTESADSENDMGESPSHPSWDQDRRSSSNESFSSNQSTESTQDEETLALRDFMRGYVEKIFSGGEDLDQEEKAKFGEYCSSENGKGREWFARYVSAQRCNSKCVSEATFYRLVQSFAVVLFECHQMDDFGPAKNLMTMCFTYYHIGKPQLLPPESREKPTGSIDSYLKSANSWLAEKKDIAERLLKNTSARTENVKGFFGGLETKLKGPLARRNEEDENKPQEKRPRAVTVYSPEDEKKGEKIYLYTHLKQQPIWHTLRFWNAAFFDAVHCERTKRSPTTREKWCHMTQEERDDSLRFNENITFGQLGTFTHNMLAFGLNKKLCNDFLKKQAVIGNLDEEQYKLLSDHIEQMATE encoded by the exons ATGGAGACCCCAGAGGTCCCCGTGGGCTCGCTAATCGACTTTGGGCCTGAGGCACCCACCTCCTCTCCCCTGGAGGCACCACCCCCTGTGCTGCAGGACGGCGATGGCTCCCTGGGGGACGGTGCATCAGAGAGTGAGACCACTGAGTCTGCGGACAGTGAGAATGACATGGGCGAGTCGCCCTCGCACCCGTCCTGGGACCAAGACCGCCGTTCCTCCTCCAACGAGTCCTTCTCCTCCAACCAGAGCACCGAGTCTACCCAGGATGAAGAGACCCTGGCACTCAGGGACTTCATGCGTGGCTACGTGGAGAAGATATTCTCTGGAGG ggagGACTTAGATCAGGAGGAGAAAGCCAAGTTTGGAGAGTACTGCAGCAGTGAAAATGGAAAAGGCCGGGAATGGTTTGCTCGATACGTGAGTGCCCAG CGCTGCAACTCCAAGTGTGTCTCAGAGGCAACCTTCTACCGCCTGGTGCAGTCTTTTGCAGTGGTGCTGTTCGA GTGTCATCAGATGGATGACTTTGGGCCTGCCAAGAACCTCATGACCATGTGCTTCACCTACTACCACATTG GAAAACCACAGCTGCTGCCCCCGGAGTCCCGGGAGAAGCCCACGGGCAGCATCGACTCCTACCTGAAATCCGCAAACAGCTGGCTGGCCGAAAAGAAGGACATCGCCGAGCGGCTGCTGAAGAACACCTCGGCCAGGACTGAGAATGTCAAGGGCTTCTTCGGGGGGCTGGAGACCAAGCTGAAGGGGCCCCTGGCCAGGAGGAACGA GGAAGATGAGAACAAACCCCAGGAGAAGCGGCCCAGGGCTG TGACCGTGTACAGCCCCGAGGACGAAAAGAAGGGGGAGAAGATCTACCTGTACACGCACCTGAAGCAACAGCCCATCTG GCACACTCTGAGGTTCTGGAATGCAGCCTTTTTTGACGCTGTCCATTGTGAGAGGACAAAGCGATCTCCCACTACCAG GGAGAAGTGGTGCCACATGACCCAGGAGGAGCGCGACGACAGCCTCCGGTTCAACGAGAACATCACCTTCGGGCAGCTGGG CACATTCACGCACAACATGCTGGCCTTTGGACTGAACAAGAAGCTGTGCAATGACTTCCTGAAGAAGCAGGCCGTGATTGGCAACCTGGATGAAG